Genomic DNA from Frondihabitans sp. PAMC 28766:
CCCCGGCCCACGATTCAGAAGGGCCACACCATGGCTACAGCTCTCTGGTGCCTCATCGGGGCCATCGCCCTCGTCGGCTTCGTCTTCGTCTGCATGGCGTTCGCGGCGATGAACAAGAACTCCGACTCGGAGTACTGAGCCTCCCGCGGCCACGCCGCAGAGCACGAAGGGCCCGCGGCCGGACGATGTCCGGTACGGGCCCTTCGTCGTGTCGAGCGCCGGTGCGCCGGGCGCGGGCGGCCGGGCTACTTGTCGCCGACGCGCTTGTCGGCCTGCTCCTTGGCGGAGTCGATCTGGTCGTGGAACTTGCCACCGGTGGCCTTGTCGGCGGCACCCGCGACGGCGTCGAGCAGCTTGTC
This window encodes:
- a CDS encoding Rv0909 family putative TA system antitoxin, which codes for MAGFDDIAKKAQEFLKDPKVEKALHSDKAEGVSDKLLDAVAGAADKATGGKFHDQIDSAKEQADKRVGDK